CGCAATCAAGGCAAAATCACGCCCTCGTGCGACGCCTCAAGCCGAATCCATCCCATGGGCCTGCCCAGCCTTCCCGGATGTCAGCGCACCTGCTGTTCGAAGAAGCGGGGGTCGTTGAAGGCGAAGACCAGCGGGTCAAACCGCACGCCGGTCTGGATCTGCGTCAGCGTCACCCGCGTCTGCTGGCCCTGGGCATCCACCACCACCCATTGCCGCAGCTCCATCGGGTCCTCGGCGAAGACCAGGGTCAGGCTGCCTTCGCCTGGGGCTTCCCGCCGCCGCATGGTCACGCGCAGCAGCCCGCCGCCGCGTTCCAGCGCCGTCACCTCCAGGTCGCCGGTGAAGCGGATCTGCGGCCGCAACAGGAAGCCGAGCGGCGTGGAGCTGACCGGCACGATGCTGGGCTGGTGCAGTTCCTTGTCGTAGTGCAGGAACTGCCCGTCCGAGGCCACCAGCAGCAGCGGCTCCGGCGGGTCGTATTCGAAGCGCATGCGCCCGGGGCGCCAGATCATCGCCGTCCCCTCCGCGCTGCCGCCGTTGGAGGCGATCTGCAGGAAGCGGGCGCGCAGCGTCGTCAGGCCGTTCAGATAGGCCTCGATCCGCGCCAGGGTGGCGGCACGGTCTCCCCCCGCCTGGGCCATGGCCAGGGAGGGCAGCAGCGGAAGCAGGGCGGAAGCCAGCAGCGAGCGTCGGAACATGGCCCTCATTTGGCGTGCCGGCGGCGGCGCGGAAAGGGGGGCGCGATCACATCGGCCCGTCCGGGACCGCGCTGGCCGACAGCACGGGAAAGCGCCGGGGTTGCGGCAGCTGGTAGTGCCACCATTCCAGCAGATAGGGCTCGAAGCCCGCCGCCACCATCAGCCCCAGCAGCAGCGCCCGGTTGCGCTGGTCGGCCACCGGCACCGCCAGGCTGCCATGCGCCGAGGCCGGGTCCACCGCGTCGAAGCCCGTGCCCATCGGCAGTTCCGCCCCCGTGGCCGCATCGCAGAGCGTCAGGTCCACGGCGGCGCCGCGCGGATGCACGCCGCCCCGCCGGGGGTCGGAGACGAAGCGCTTGTCCTCCACCGCGTGCCAGAGCGCCCATTGCGCCTCGATCGGCCGGAAGGCGTCGAAGATCTTGATCCGCAGCCCCAGCGCGGCGGCCTGGTCGCGCGCCGCCAGCAGCCGCGCCCGGCCCTCCGGCAACAGCAGCGCCACGGGGCGGCTGTAGATGGGCCGGCCGGCCAGGTTGTCCGGCGTGGCGTAACGGATATCGAGGATGAGGCCATCGGCCTCGGTCAGCGGCTGCAGCATGGCGGCATTCTGCCACGCCGGCGCATCCGCCACAGCCCCGCTTCAGTCATGACGTGACGCATCGATATTTTGTTTCAGCAATTGCGCCAGCCTCCAGAAAATATCAGGAATAACGGACAGACGATCTGACTGCCCTCACAATAACGACACAGGAAAGCTCAGGCATGGCAGTAGAGTTCAGGAATCAGGACACCTACCCATACAACGCAGTCGTCTACATTACTGTTCATTGGAGCGATGGCAGCGCCACGCGCGGCTCGGGCGCCCTTGTCGGCCGGAATGACATCCTGACCGCCGCCCATCTGGTCTACGCGCCCCACAAGACGGCGACGGATATCAACATCTATCCCGCCTTCGACGGCGCCGATGGCCCCTGGGGCAGCTTCACCTCCGGCGCCTGGACGACCGACTACTACCCGGTCGGCAATGCCGACGGCACCATCTCCCGCACCGCCTCCGCCTCCGACCTCGCGCTGATCGGCATCGACGATGCGCTGGGGGACCGCGCGGGCTGGCTGGGCATGACCTCCTACGCCCCGTCCAGCACCTATGAGCTTGTCGGCTACCCCTCCGAGCAGGGCACGCGGCTGACCGCCGATACCGGGCCGGTGGCACTCAGCGGCAATCCCGCCACCTTCGACGTCTCCGGCCTCTACCATTCCGGCGGCAGCAGCGGCGGCCCGCTGCTGGATGACCGGCAGCATGTCGTCGGCATCGTCTCCAGCACCATCTGGGCCAATCGCATCGACACCGAATGGGACGACCTGATGGGGTGGATGGCGGCGAATGATTCGCTGCTGGCCCCGAGCCCCACGGCCATCACCGGCAGCGAGGGGAACGACCTGCTGCGCGGCACGCCGGGCGATGACGTGATCCGCGCGCTGGGGGGCGACGACCTCATCATGGCCAGCGGCGGCAATGACAGCATCGACGGCGGCGCCGGCACCGACACCCTCTCCTTCGAGATCGGCTTCCGCGGCAGCCGCTGGAGCATGCTGTCGGAGAACACGCTGCGGATCACCACCAGCC
This genomic window from Roseomonas marmotae contains:
- a CDS encoding LolA family protein → MFRRSLLASALLPLLPSLAMAQAGGDRAATLARIEAYLNGLTTLRARFLQIASNGGSAEGTAMIWRPGRMRFEYDPPEPLLLVASDGQFLHYDKELHQPSIVPVSSTPLGFLLRPQIRFTGDLEVTALERGGGLLRVTMRRREAPGEGSLTLVFAEDPMELRQWVVVDAQGQQTRVTLTQIQTGVRFDPLVFAFNDPRFFEQQVR
- the ddpX gene encoding D-alanyl-D-alanine dipeptidase translates to MLQPLTEADGLILDIRYATPDNLAGRPIYSRPVALLLPEGRARLLAARDQAAALGLRIKIFDAFRPIEAQWALWHAVEDKRFVSDPRRGGVHPRGAAVDLTLCDAATGAELPMGTGFDAVDPASAHGSLAVPVADQRNRALLLGLMVAAGFEPYLLEWWHYQLPQPRRFPVLSASAVPDGPM
- a CDS encoding DUF4214 domain-containing protein, translated to MAVEFRNQDTYPYNAVVYITVHWSDGSATRGSGALVGRNDILTAAHLVYAPHKTATDINIYPAFDGADGPWGSFTSGAWTTDYYPVGNADGTISRTASASDLALIGIDDALGDRAGWLGMTSYAPSSTYELVGYPSEQGTRLTADTGPVALSGNPATFDVSGLYHSGGSSGGPLLDDRQHVVGIVSSTIWANRIDTEWDDLMGWMAANDSLLAPSPTAITGSEGNDLLRGTPGDDVIRALGGDDLIMASGGNDSIDGGAGTDTLSFEIGFRGSRWSMLSENTLRITTSPGQDTVTDVEILSFADGRLVTDTGSAAAAVFRLYQAGLGRTPDQTGLPFWTDALEHGTGLKVLAQGFLGSAEFTARFGAGQDDGSFVEQMYLNVLHRGSDPTGHATWVGELSSGARDRTDVLMGFSESQENREATAGAIHAGIWVLDPQAAQVARLYHGVLGRQPDLPGLTAQRAALEGGTPLAQLADNFVSSPEFQATYGPLDNQGFVTALYANTLNRGPDAAGLQNWMDHLNQGMSRSDVVLNFSESGEHVALTNPAIASADPAQYGIAFA